The stretch of DNA AGCGTCGTTCATCCTGTTACGGCAAATGGGGATATCATAACAAAAAACAGATCGTGCTACCAATTCTTGGTTATAAGGAGAATGTTCTACAATGTGTTGAATCTTTGTTATTGGAAGCTACCAATTATGTGAAATAATGCagggtttaagaacaaaataagcaaaaaaaaagagagacagaaACGCTTAGAAATATGCCATAGAATTTCCAATGGAGCCATCCACTCTAGAACCCATGAGAGATCGCCAAAAATTAACGCATTACATTCGCATTTGATCTCTTAGTCTGCCAATTGAAACTTATAGTATATATCCAAAGAAAATGCAACAATGATGTAGAAAATGAGTTGTTACATAATAGTGCATACAGAAATGGCGGTTCCAACAGTAAATCCGACCTCCATTGCTTTCAGCGCACCCGACCATCCCTGCAACCACACATccaaaatctcatattatatcctcaaaaaaatgtttggagtattttcaaaaatacatttttcaaaaatatcctcttatgttgtttattttcaaaaataccattttctatgtacaaaatgactaaattctaagcTCTAAATTGCAAATACTAAATTATAcctcctcaaaactataccctaaatataaaatagaaaattcaaacctataaataaaattctaaaaattaatttaacatattgtaaattttttaaagaagataaaaatgaaaatgttcaaaagaaATATCTCGAAAAAGGCAATTCTTACAAATTCTCAATATGGTTCCTCGTATCTTGTCACTATTAATACAATTATTGATTTAGTATATTCTACATATTTGTTTAGTCAACCCCATATTCACCACTTTTGTATCTACatcccttatataataaaacgaaagtaCATAACTTTTTTGtacactatataatttttataagttagttataaaattgcgaaaaaaaaaaaaaagttagttataaaataggttatatattaaatataagttGGTTaaaaagagattatagattaattggtcaatctaTATAAAtgcacttaagaatatcccaaagaatcttattaaaaagaatattccaatgctttatacaatttccagttttatctttaatattccatgtattgttacaaaatatatattgttaggcataaatatatattgttaggtgtaaaaaagaataaaatattggCAATTTATCACTTTTAATTCTGATTTCtgatattgaaaataaaattttacctaagcacgagtcatattaaaaaactttcaccaaacatgttcaaaaattaaaataaaaacaaacaacaaacataaccatttctcatacataaaattacaaaattatcattataaaacttacaaaatatgtgtttttttcaagtcatcatatttaacatatgattttattgcataatgttttatccaaaaaaaacttttaaaaacaattatataaattatattttattctaaaattataatataaataaaaggaatttcaaccgATGCTCTAGCACGAGTCCTAATCtagattttaatataaaatgaaaGCTAACTTTCTTACAATGCAATTGAATTTAACACATGCATGTTTCTTCggtaaaactttttattaatgCAATAAGatttaacaatatatttaatacaTGTAATTATAATCAATAAATCAAAACGAAGTGATCATTTGATGCCTTCCTTAttaatttgtattaattaatattaagttatcaaaacaatttttaccatggataatttttttctctaaacttttacatattaaaaagatatcaaactaaaataaaatattttcacttCTACGAATAAAGTACTTAGAAATagccaataataaaaaaatgtctaCCGatctatgaaaaaaatatatttttaaaaaaagtagaTGTCAAAATTGCTTACAATCCCAGATTCTTCTTCAGACTGGTTTTCATCATCAGGCGGCTGTTGTGGCGACTGCGGTGGCGGCTGCtgcaaaatttagaatataCCAACAATACTTAGCTTGTTTTGTATGAACCCTTGTATAGTTTATGcaattaagataaaaaaaaatttcctaacGATGgtaaatttatatgtttatattcaATAATGGTAGATACATATGTTACATACAACAACTTTCTAACAAAAACGCCGGTTACAAATTAATGTCATAAAAGTCTACgatcataaaacaaatatacataGTCAAAACAGATTACCTTTTGgagaaataaaacaaacttatcactaatttcattttttattttagtttaaggCTTTTATAAATGAAATCCAGATCCTTAACTGTGGAAAATATCTGAATCACAAACCAAAAGGGACATGTAATTAATCCcaagtcagaaaaaaaaaattaaggtcaaattttctgggtttataaataaggtcaaaccaaccttggagttatttttcaattttattaatgtttggttgaaaaaaaaaaaaaaaaatctgagttaggtttttcaaaaaacacagatttttttttttgttttttgatcaaaaaaataaaatccttATTAGATTTAAATCCGTTCTTCATCGAATAATCGTTTTGACGTGTCGTCTCTCCCTGTTTCGTTTCTTTCATTGCACCATCTCTCTTCATTTACATAATGatatttctaaaactaaaaaatctaaataaaaagaaacaattaataAAGACAGCGTACCAGAGGATCGTTACGCTTAGCTCGTAATAAAACATTACTATCCAAGAAGAGACGATGCGGATGGCTATAAGCTTGCCGCTTATAACACTTGACGCAGAGATCAAACGTGTCGTCGCCACATTTCGATTCAAAGCACGTTACACACGTGAAGTATAAACCACTCAGAGCATGGAGGCACACGTCGCAGCAAACGGTATGCGTCCGAGCCACATAGTAAAGGGTCAAGACCTCCGCGAAGTCGAGCTGACCGTCCCCATTTTGGTCAAGCGTCGGAAACATCTCGGGATGGAAGCTAGCTAAACCGGCGGTTTTACCCAAGAAGTCGGTATACTCACGAAGGCTGACACGGCCGTTACCGTCAACGTCCATTGCCCGGAAAAACTGACGTGCCAAATTCTTTTGTTCCTCGGTGCCGTTGTTGTAATAAGCAACCGCCGCTTCCCTGAGCTCTTCCATTATTGATGAGATTGTTGAGAGGGATAAGTGAATGGAGAATATGTgaatggattatatatatgtgaatggAGAATATCTTGTTTAAGGTAGATGCATGTGTGTGGATGTTATGAAGAGGAGACTTGCTTAAGTCGAAATGGTCAATGACTttgacaaaatgaaaaaatatgttttttaaaaaaaatttattttagaggAAAAgg from Camelina sativa cultivar DH55 chromosome 9, Cs, whole genome shotgun sequence encodes:
- the LOC104713218 gene encoding uncharacterized protein LOC104713218 isoform X2, translated to MEELREAAVAYYNNGTEEQKNLARQFFRAMDVDGNGRVSLREYTDFLGKTAGLASFHPEMFPTLDQNGDGQLDFAEVLTLYYVARTHTVCCDVCLHALSGLYFTCVTCFESKCGDDTFDLCVKCYKRQAYSHPHRLFLDSNVLLRAKRNDPLPPPQSPQQPPDDENQSEEESGIGWSGALKAMEVGFTVGTAISVCTIM
- the LOC104713218 gene encoding uncharacterized protein LOC104713218 isoform X1 translates to MEELREAAVAYYNNGTEEQKNLARQFFRAMDVDGNGRVSLREYTDFLGKTAGLASFHPEMFPTLDQNGDGQLDFAEVLTLYYVARTHTVCCDVCLHALSGLYFTCVTCFESKCGDDTFDLCVKCYKRQAYSHPHRLFLDSNVLLRAKRNDPLQPPPQSPQQPPDDENQSEEESGIGWSGALKAMEVGFTVGTAISVCTIM